The DNA sequence AAACTTGTGTCTGCTTATTGGCTGAAGACTGCATGTAGCTGCATTTGGACCCTTTTATTGGCCAAGTGTCACATTTTCTTACCCCctacccaccccccaccccaaaaaagtTGGCATACCTGTATCTGGGATGAGCACACAGAAGTGGGGTGAGCACCACCACCTCGTACTCGCATGTGGTCATCTCCGCGATGGAGAGGATCTCATGCTTGGCCTCGGGGTGGCACACGTATAGTACAGAGGCGGAGCGCGGCCTGTTCTGCCTGAGGACACACGGTGTTCCGTTGCCCATGTTCACCGGGTAGTAGGGTGTCTCCTGGCCTTCCACCTTTTTCGTGAGCACCTATAACACATTACCATTCACAGAAAATAACAGACaccaaaaaaaatacaacacatcTCCAACATAACATAGTCTGTGATGGGTATCCCTGTTTTAGTTTTTGCAAGCAGGCAATCTGTTCAAGGGTGTTACCAACCTCTCTGTTGATATCTGATCTTTCTTTGGCAGTGTCCTCAACTTTATCTTCTGATTCTGAGGAGCAGAAAGAGCATATAAATACctcacagaaaaataaaaggcCCCTAACTTGAAAACAAATAGACATTGTATGAAGAAATggaagccaaaaaaaaagtacatgtCTGTTAGCAAGAGTGATAAGTAAATAACATTCTCCACCTGCCATAGCATCAGCCGGCTTACTTGGCATGGTTCCTAAGTAGTACTCTTGAATGCTGAGTTTCTGCAGGCCCAAAACAGACCCAAAGTCAGCATGGAACTTATGTGCATCAAATGATTTCAGTAAATACAAGCCAACACCATGTTTTATAGTCATGTAGGCCATGCAAATTTGGTACTTAGTAATTGTTACCATGATgacaacattttacaaattgtTACATtactgacagagagaaaagcagcagtgtGAAACGGACCTGGCCCGTCTCCTTCTCCTCATGGTACTGCCTCACATGCTTCCCGTGACACACCTCATAGGTCCAATAGGACTCAATCTACAACATGCAAAGAGCCAAGGGCATCAGTACAAGTCTGAGCACAAAATCATCCATGTCAAACATGCATGACTGGAAGGTAATATTATTTAGGTATCCTGCTCTCAAACTGGACCAGCTCACACTAAAAGAAGATTTCAGAATGAACAAAACCCAGATGCAGGTTCCATGGACTACACAGCACATGATGACACACTGATGCCAGCTTGTGAACACAGTGAAAAATGAGTGTTTAAAGGAGAGAAACCGAAAGATGAAACTCACCCGATATGAGCAGCTGCTCTGTTTGAATAATGGTGCAAGGAGCACAGCTGGGCCAGGCCCTGTGTACTCCTTCTCATCATCCTGACAGAGCAAGACAAAGAAGGTAAGAAGGAATGCAAAGAGGAAAAGATAAAGGGAGGGCAGAACACAAGGAAGTACGTTTTAGAGGAACACAGAGCATCATatctataaaatataatgtgtatgtttgagGGGGGGAGGCAATGGCTAGTTTTACTTTATTGTAATCCTTTACCTCATCACTACCAGACAGAGAAGGTAATAAACACttgtatttctctttctcagtaGTTGTCATTATAACGAAGTCATCTTCTTTATAAAGTGGTCCAGAAGTTGGCTGTGAATGACAGGGATGGCAAAAATACTTTCAATACTTTGAAGACATGACAGCGTGGATAaaaggttagctagctaaataataCGAAGCCATCAAAAGGTGTCAAATATGGAACTAGAATTAGAGTACAACAATCGAAGGAAATCACTAAAAACTACCTGGATGTTCGCGCCATCCTTGTTAttagaaacaaaacatcacTTCGAGAAATGAGTACGACTGATCCGAAATTAATATGACACGTAACTCAACTTCAATAAAGCCCATCATGTGGCAAAGACACGACGCTACACAAGTTCATCCTTAGCTACTAACTAGCTATCCAAGTAGTGGCTtgtcagctttttttttttgtcagacaTTTTGCTGTTGACAACCTAACTTTTGCTGACAATAGAGCTAAACGTGCCAATACATAGAAAGGTGGCTACTTACCAGGGTGAAATCTTCCCCAGGCCAGTTGATCTTGAAAGGGATCTCATCGGTAAATAAAGGCGAACCTCCGCGACTGGCAAAAACTCTGACACCCACCAGCAGCAGTCCACTGAAATATGCGAAAATCAAGCGGACTCTGGTCATCGCCCCAGCTAAGGCAGGTCACTACTTTGCTATAGCGACATTAGACAgtcagctagccagctaacaaGGATAACGATGCTCTACAGCTAACTCTAACTCTTGCACCTCGCACACAAGTCCAGGATAACAgccactagctagctaactaaccacCTCAGAGAGGCACTGACGGACTGTAACTGAAGGAACTGCATTTGCAGCTTGCCACGTCCATTTCCGGTGCAGCCCGCCTCTTTAAACCTAGCGGGATTTAGAACGCGTTAGTTGCTCAAGCAGGTGCTATTTTGTTCAGTATTTTCGGCAATAGTTCAACGACATTAACAGGTGCATGGATAGGGATGGGATGGGTAACTTAACTAATAAAATCTGCATTAGCTCGTGCTGTAAGTTAGTATTTACTGTTtaccatttatacatgtatgcGAGCTGTGGTAAGGCCTACACTGTAGTCAGAAGGCGAGACAAGTAACGCTTAAGTTCTTAAGTACAAAACCTCGGTTTTAAGTGTAGATAGATCGTGCAAAAACCTTGGTTTTAAGCATATTCCATGACCTGGAAATTCACAAATTCATCAGAGAAGGGTACAAATGGAGCATATAAATTAGAATCTGAAAGCAAACATTAGCCAAGCTAAGGAAACAGCGACCTCTTTTGGTGGAATTGTGACCAGTTTAATAAAACTTCTGACATGAAGGTATGCgtgtagggaaaaaaaagtcttaagtAGACCtagtactgtgagtgtgtgtgtatatacttgGACATTGTGTAGTTACCGTTCTTGTGGTTTTATACTGCAAGTGTGTCAGTATAACAGTTCCTGGTCGCAGACGGTCACGGTTATGGTCTCTTGTTCTGAAATTCGAGAGGATAATATGTAAGACAATGAGAGGACCAAGTGGTTTCCccactttaaaattatttcactCAACTCATTATCAAGCTAAATCGCATGTAAGTGATCATCACTGTTTAGTTGATAAATCACTCATTAGATGTCATTAATTAGTTATCAGGCTAAATCACGCATCAGAAGTCATCGTTATTAAATTTTAAAGCCAttattatttaatcaatttattatttaggtcattattatttagtttaaaaGCTGCACCAGGTCTGTTAAAACAGGAAACACTAATCTGTGCCGTGCACATGTTTAGCTGGACTGAACTGGTTTCTCTCAGATAGCTCATTCATTGTAAAACAGCAAGTGCAGAAGAAATGGGGGTCATTAATTGCCTCAGTGATAAATATTAATCACATTATAATCTAATCAGAAGAAACAAATCAAAGATATTTTACCCATATAACATACCTGCAACAAATGAAAGATCCCACTAATGGATTCCTAAATCTTTCTGACCATAGAATTAAGTCATAGAGTAATCAGTGCTGCCCCACCCATCCATTTCCAGATACCCTCTATGTTTCTGTGCTTCAGATcagaacatgcatgcatgcctaGGAGCAAATATACATCTTtcaaaaaaattgtttatttgctCCTCACAACTTAGCAGCTTTTCAAGTTGGGTTGGAATTAAACCCTGCTTGGCAGGTCTTAAGGAGCATGGTTTCTCTTGGGAATCAGAGACAGAGATTAATTGTCATACATCCATTCCTATCTGTGAACATATAAAAAGAGATACAATTATTGCTGATTCATTTTTATACGAACCATTCAGTgtggaaataaaaaaattaaaaaaacaggatgTGCATATGTATGGCATATGTATTTAATGTTGCCACAAAGAATGTCCCCACAGCACACTAGGCCAATATACCAGTTTTAAATAAGTGTAAATAACTTAATTCTGGTTCAGAATGCTAAATTTGTGTGATGTCACAATTTTTCTGTGCAGGCAACAAGAcagagttttatttttcataaatgcaatatttaaaatattccagTAGAGTACAGAAATCCATTTAGAAAGTCTTCAGTATAGTGATGGAATATGTTTTTGAGTATGCTCCTCATTCATTTTACAGCCATCTTGACCCTACTTTATCCAGAACTGTATTGACTGAGTTTTAGCACTTGTTCTTTGATTTCTGTTTATCAGTTTTCACTGCATAAACCTTGTTTTATTGTGTCATTTGAAAGTCTGTTTACCATATGGttcttcatttgtttacttCAGAAGCTTATTAGAGCTCTAGACATTCTCTGTGTTGAATAAGTTCATAAGGTATCTTCATGTTAATCATTTCAGATCTATAGCAGTCACAAAGAGTAAATATAGGCATGTCAAAATCCTCCCAGTGTAATTTTCTTAGCTATAATGGTGTTGCAAAATGCATGAGTTTAAAACATGTCACTACTTTGAACCCTATGGCTGTCTGGTGAGACTGTGCTTCATAAACTGAGTAAGTGATTTAGCAATTTGTGTTAAGGTTTGATGTCAGGGTATGTCAAATTTCCAAGACTGgcatgttgctgttgttgctttgAGTGACCTTGCCACCAGTTTAACATAATGCCTTAGCAGCACATTCATAATAAATGAACTGTACTGAGTTCTCCACCATATTGTAAGATATTTGCACTACTCAAAAAGAGAATTATTTACATTACTTAAATGGGCATTCTCATCTATCTTACCAGGCAACAACTGGACTTGAATGGTACAGTGTACAGGGTCATTTAGAGCAGTATACAGTTATAATGAGACAAAATTTCAGAGCAATGCAATTGATTTCAGAATCAATACTTGAAAATATTCAGCAGTTCGATTTATGATAACTTACTTCACAATTTTATGATGTGATGAGAAGCAGTTGGTATGAACAGATCTGTGGAGACCCACACTGAACACAACAAGCACGCTCAGCCAACCACAAGCAGTAACTTGGAGAGGATCAGGCAGCTCCATGTGTCTCAGGGGAAGCCTGTAACCTCCTTCCCTTGACCGGCCATGTGATAGGTGCAATTCAGACAGCAGGTGGGAACTGGGGACTACTAACAGGTAACTGGGCaaaggttaaaaataaaaagtgagtCTGAAAGGCAAGCCAGTCCATTACAATTGGCACAGGTCCTTAAGGGTCATGGGGTGGCATGTTTATGCAGTTTATGGAGCAATCTGCTCTAAAAGTTCAGGTAATGAAGGGTTTGCTAATTAGCTGGGGAactgaaacagagaaaaaggcagcCTCAGCTGTCTGTGGCTGTCTGAGGCTGTAGCTGACATCAACTCTGTTCAACTTTTATACTGTATGAAAAAGCCTAAatgctcattttaaaaatgtataaaataacaataatttaaaaaatatattttaatgaacaaGAAAAGTGAAAGGTAACAGTAGGAGGCCAGTCAACTAATACATAGATTCTGTGGTTACCATATAATTCCCAGCTGTATCACCTGCCATCGGTGACTGTACAACTGGCTTCACTCTGAGTGGCTTTAAGAATGGCACAGTTACTTAACATGCCTCTGTATCTGTGTCAGTGCCACAGATCCCATGAACCATGTTTGTCCCAACACTGCCACGCCCACCTCTTTTTCCCACTGTCTTCTCTGATCTGATTTGCTGGAGTACAAACTAAATACACCTGTTGcctattctctccctctctgaactCTCATATTTAAGGCCTCCTCCCTCACACTTTTTGTGAAGTACTGTCATTCTAATGAAACATACCAAACCTTTCGTGTGTGTAGTAGGTTTCCTGGTTATTGAACTCTGCGTGGTTTCCAGACCTTGTCTTCTGCTTGACCCTCAGACACTACCCAGACTCTGCTCCTTTTTTTTCAAACCTGGACCAGCCTAATCTACAGTACAAACCAGCTCCTCCACACCTGTCTTGCTACATTCAGGGTCCAGAAacctctccattcagccccagCCTACTCAATAAAGCAAAGAAATTTTGCATTTGGATCTTCTCTGATGTGTTTGCATTCATTATAGTCAGTAAGCAAATTGAGGTAAATTAGCAATTTCTGCAGTTTCCTGTGGGATCAATAAagtgataaatattaaattaggCATGTCAAAGATTAGCAAGGAGTACGCGGGCCTGTTAAACATAATGAAAGTGAACATTAAGTGAAATAGTGTGTCCTGAGCTGCTTTTTAACATGGTAAGGCTGAGGCTGACCAGTGTATAATGGGAGTTCATTCTGGATTTGGTGTGCATTGAAAACAAAAGGCTAATTCCATTGTTTCACTCTAATTCAACAGGTCTGCACtatatgtattaaaaacaaGACCCTTAAAACCAGGAGAGTATTAAACCCTACAGCTTtatcaaaacaattaaatagataaataaataaatgcaattttagACTAGCTGCATCTGAACAAGTTGCTGTTGGGGGCATTTTTAGGTCGCTCACTAAAAGAACACATGACAGAAACCAACTCCATGTAAGAGTCTTCTGCTTCTTAGAATCTTACAGTGAAGACATCAGTCCTGGAAAAGGGGACGTGAAGGTAATCAAAATCAAACTAACTAAACTAACCTAAATCTACCGCTTGTGTACACCTGCATAGACTTACACTCGATAGATTGCTATTGTCTTAGCAGCATGTGTGAGTAGTGCATTTTGACAAGATAACTTTCTGTTTATGTCAGACGATTATTAGTCTACAATTTACTTATTGAGGACATTTTGTTCATGGTCATGAGAGTAATTATACTTTCATTTGTTAATGATACATTATTGATATGTATGCAGGTGGTGGTGGATGTAGGTGTAAGTGtggctatgtgtgtgcatgtgtattggCTTAGGGTTGATGAATTATTGATGTGTGTACATGTCAGCTACAGATTGTATTACTCCTGACACATGTGGAAACATGAGTCATTTTAACTATTAAGCACACTATTTTAACAATTTAAGACATGGGTTATTTCTGAATGGACAgtaagaaagaagaaagaagaggaaagaaagagtgtgaCAAATGGTCTCCAGTAAATAATATTTGGTACACTCAACTACACTGGGATACATCATTATCATACCAAAACTGTGCAAATGTCCAACTGGCAGATGTAACACAACCATGTAGAAGCATAAGGCCTGctgaaattaaaaattaaaaatattatatgtaatataaaaaatacTATATGTAGcatgatttattattaatataaaatatatgaatatagtaTCATTAATTatatacaattattattaaaataatgcttTTAAACCACCCAGGgcatgaaaaaaaataattttactgagGTTTTATTTCACATATAAACCAGCACTCTTACATTTATCATTCATTCTGAGGAAAATGGTATTCTTTTCCATGCcaacatttgtgttttgtgagatCCAGTCTACATTTTCTTCCTGAACTACActtttcaaacattaaaaatgattcaAGGCACCACATCATAGTGATAATGCAAGGAGTTAGTGTTGGTtgaatactttaaaaatgtaagggaaaaaaaagtgattttcagCACCTTtttgtgttcagtttttttaaagcttCTTCAGAGCTGGCTGCAATAATTGCAACTGACATGACCTCCAACTATAATGTGTGGCACAACCAAACCCAACTACCCTCAGGATGCCTTGGCCATGACCAGGATGCTCATGAGGAAGACCATGATGAAGAAGACCCACATGAAAAACCTATCCATCACCTTGGCGACCTTCTTCCACTCTGCCCCTTTGGCCTGATGTGACCTTTGCTCGCGAAAGCAGTTGGCGATGTACTCGATGTTGTGCACCACCTTGCGctgctgaccacacacacactccactgtggCAGTTCCCTCGCTGTAGCCACCCAGCATGTGCGGTTTGGTGTATCCATCGTCCTGCTGGTAGCCATGGGTGTAGTCATCTCCGTGCTTGTAGGCATAGCTGCTGAGTTTCTCGGGGATGGAGAGATCACTCTGCTTCAGCTTCTCCTCACTGGGTTGCACGGCGTTGCCATCACGGCcaatatggtgtgtgtatttgggccGGTGCACATTTGCTCTCATCGTGAACTGTGCCGGGATGCCACCCCCTGCTTGGTGCCCATGAGCACCACCCTGCTGGTACCCGTTGCCTGGGTGATTGCTGACACGGTGACAATCTCCATCATGGCCATCATACCTGTGAAACTGACAATGATCATCACAGAAGCCATTGTCAAAGTAGCCATCTTTCTCCAGTCTGGCCAGGGGGTCCTCACTAAAGGGAGGGATGCGCTCACTCTGGGGTGTAGTGCAGTTCTCCCCCACCTCATATACAAAGAAGATCTTGGACATGTAGTTGATGATCAGGACTTTAGCCCAGTGGGGCACCGGTTTAGCCTCTGCTCCGCAAAAGTGAATGTTCATGATGAAGATCGTCAGAGAGGTGGAGGCCGTGATCATCGTCATCGTCGCTATGTAGTATTTACCTGCCATACAAGATGGAGCAAATGAACAACCCTTTTCCCTGTACATTAAAATAGTGAGAAGATGATTCAGATAGATCACCCTGGTTCAAATAGAGCATATATGCTTCAGATAGAGCATTTGCCAGGATATTTCAGAGTCATATTTGACAGGGTATAACACAATCATTAGGTATTTGACATAGTATGTCACAGTCATAAGATATTTGACACAGTATGTCACAATCATAAATTAGGCCGtaagatatatatttcttttgatTCCATTTCTAATATAAAATCCAAGTGTGTTGACTTATAAAGCAGTTGTAAAGCAGTTGTGTTCTTTTGGTTCAGTTGTAAAGCAGACACCTTTTCCTAAACAAACTTGATTTCCTAAGACATAGCATGTCACTTCCTGCTGACTTTGGCAAAAGCTTCAATATCCCAGAGcttattgtaaaataaacttGTGATTTCTGCATCCTTCACTTCCTGAAGCTaaatctaaaaacaacaacaacaacaaaaaaaaaacataaaaagtttAGTCTTTACAGCTATTGTCAGAAACACCCTAGATATTCACCGTGCTGGCCATCAGAGGTCCTTGTCTCCGGAGTACTGACTATTGCCATAGTTAATCATTATACTAACCTGATCCCTGTTGACTAATCATCCATGGTATATATCTGGTGTAGTCTTTGTAAAGTCTTTTGCATCTACCTACCATGCCTAGTTACCTACTTGTACTTTTGCTGGCTTTTGATTCCCTGCATGTTCTTTaaatttttgtgatttttgcttgGTCCTCTTGCTTTGTTTTATGTCTATTTTTGCTGTTCGGATTTTTGGACTGTCCCTGCCATGTTTTTGACCATGAGTTTACCTTTGGCCTTGTGCTTCCTTTTCAGTATAAAACCTGCCTATGGATCCTCATTAGGTTGCCTGAGACCTTCATTGCCTGAGACCAACAATGCTAAAAGAGATGCTATGAAGTAtctgaattaatatattttggaaCTTCTGTAATCTTATCAAAGACTGTAATAGTCCTTTCATTCTGGCCAAATATAAGCATTTCTGGTACTTTCAGTTTGATCATGCACTAAAACCACTTTCATTCATAAAAAAGAACCACGACAGGGGGGGAAGTACATCATCACACAGGTACTGAACAACACTACAGCTTGCACTTCCACATAATGAAAACTGTAAGACCCATGTCTCCAAACTGCAAAAACAGAGCCCAGTTATTACAGTACGATCCTCCTTCTTACACTAAGAAAATTTATCCTGGGTGGAAAGTGGTAGGTGTggccaaaaaaccccaaaaaactaaTGATGCTCTATCCCCAGACTCACCGATGAGCGGGACATTCTCAGATGGGGGCATGCTCTCAGCCACCATCATCTGAAAGACGGTGAGTGCCAGCAGCACGGTG is a window from the Electrophorus electricus isolate fEleEle1 chromosome 9, fEleEle1.pri, whole genome shotgun sequence genome containing:
- the erlec1 gene encoding endoplasmic reticulum lectin 1 isoform X2, producing the protein MTRVRLIFAYFSGLLLVGVRVFASRGGSPLFTDEIPFKINWPGEDFTLPTSGPLYKEDDFVIMTTTEKEKYKCLLPSLSGSDEDDEKEYTGPGPAVLLAPLFKQSSCSYRIESYWTYEVCHGKHVRQYHEEKETGQKLSIQEYYLGTMPKSEDKVEDTAKERSDINREVLTKKVEGQETPYYPVNMGNGTPCVLRQNRPRSASVLYVCHPEAKHEILSIAEMTTCEYEVVVLTPLLCAHPRYRFKTFPVNDIFCQALSGSPLKPHSLSELDQQQEQLLRPPFGSVEREEETSPVREEAYTSTHKPLAVGGQAQVTVGTTHISRLTDEQLIKEFLSGSYCLHGGVGWWKYEFCYGKHVHQYHEDKEQGKNLVVVGNWNRREHLEWARKNVARTYQLREDTTQRVKVVSHFYGHGDVCDLTGKPRQVIVKLKCKESESPHAVTVYLLEPQTCQYILGVESPVICKILDTADENGLLSVPSYK
- the chrna9a gene encoding neuronal acetylcholine receptor subunit alpha-9-I, whose protein sequence is MKVLVLAIVISMWLGGVLSAQGHYARKLLNDLMENYSSALRPVEDTERALNVTLQITLSQIKDMDERNQVLTTYLWVRQIWYDAYLRWDKEEYDGLEVIRIPSNLVWRPDIVLYNNADEEDSSGPPNTNVVLRYTGEITWDAPAITKSSCVVDVSYFPFDSQQCNLTFGSWTYNGNQVDITMGGLKGGELSDFVENVEWECHGMPGVRNVIMYGCCSDPYPDITYTVLLKRRSSFYIYNLLLPCFLISFLAPLSFYLPADSGEKVSLGVTVLLALTVFQMMVAESMPPSENVPLIGKYYIATMTMITASTSLTIFIMNIHFCGAEAKPVPHWAKVLIINYMSKIFFVYEVGENCTTPQSERIPPFSEDPLARLEKDGYFDNGFCDDHCQFHRYDGHDGDCHRVSNHPGNGYQQGGAHGHQAGGGIPAQFTMRANVHRPKYTHHIGRDGNAVQPSEEKLKQSDLSIPEKLSSYAYKHGDDYTHGYQQDDGYTKPHMLGGYSEGTATVECVCGQQRKVVHNIEYIANCFREQRSHQAKGAEWKKVAKVMDRFFMWVFFIMVFLMSILVMAKAS
- the erlec1 gene encoding endoplasmic reticulum lectin 1 isoform X1; protein product: MTRVRLIFAYFSGLLLVGVRVFASRGGSPLFTDEIPFKINWPGEDFTLPTSGPLYKEDDFVIMTTTEKEKYKCLLPSLSGSDEDDEKEYTGPGPAVLLAPLFKQSSCSYRIESYWTYEVCHGKHVRQYHEEKETGQKLSIQEYYLGTMPSKPADAMAESEDKVEDTAKERSDINREVLTKKVEGQETPYYPVNMGNGTPCVLRQNRPRSASVLYVCHPEAKHEILSIAEMTTCEYEVVVLTPLLCAHPRYRFKTFPVNDIFCQALSGSPLKPHSLSELDQQQEQLLRPPFGSVEREEETSPVREEAYTSTHKPLAVGGQAQVTVGTTHISRLTDEQLIKEFLSGSYCLHGGVGWWKYEFCYGKHVHQYHEDKEQGKNLVVVGNWNRREHLEWARKNVARTYQLREDTTQRVKVVSHFYGHGDVCDLTGKPRQVIVKLKCKESESPHAVTVYLLEPQTCQYILGVESPVICKILDTADENGLLSVPSYK